The sequence CAAGAGTTGTAGGTGGAACTGATGGAGGGGGAGTTGTACCACTACCGGTTGATGGAGGGGGAGTTGTTCCGCCACCGGTTGATGGAGGGGGAGTTGTTCCGCCACCTGTTGATGGGGGGGGAGTCGTTCCGCCACCTGTTGATGGAGGGGGAGTCGTTCCGCCACCTGTTGATGGAGGGGGAGTCGTTCCGCCACCTGTTGATGGAGAAACAATTGATGTACCTTCGGGTACTGTAATATTTAGCTTTACTAAAGGAGAATTGTCTTTAATTTTGAAAGGTTCGGCTCTTGGCTTACCTGGTTGGTCAGATTTGTAATCAAATACGTTAGGACTATCACCACCATTAGGGTCGCTATATCTTGGTCCTTGTCCTGAAAGTTCAAAAGTTCCTTGATATTGAGTTCCTGTTTCGGGATCGGTCAGAGTTCCGGTATAGTAGGCTTTTTTAACCCCAAATTCATCTTGAACTACCGCTTTAATTACGGCTCCTTCCATGTCAGGTCTGCCGTCATATCTGAAGGTTGTCATTTCACCGTCGGAGAGTGCGGGAGAATTTATAACCGCGTCGAAGGAAGTAACGGGAATACCTTTGAATCTGACGTAGGGATTTAAGCTTCCATCCCTACGGACTTGTATTACTTGATCTGACTGGTAAACTTTGACCCACTGGGGGTTCTTATTTGTACCGACATTGCGATAATAAGTACCAGTTGTATCGGTATCAACAATAGTTAGAACTCTGTTGTAATTAGGATTAAATTTTGGAAGTTCAAGAGTTCCGGATATTGTACCGGTACTTTTAACTGTGAGTGGTGAAGTAGTTGTTTGTTGAGCAAAAGCGCTTGATGTAGTTAAACCGATAATGCTTGCTGCTGAAACACTACCGAGAATGGCAGTAAAACCGATTCTAAAGTAATTTCGGTAATTTTGTGTTGGCTGTATATTCTGCATTTTAAATGTGTTTTTTATTGTAGTTAGCAAGAAATCACGCATTAAATCTATACTTGCTGCGCGATTCGAGCATGTAGCAATAGTTGCAAGTAATTACAACTAACGTTATTGATTACATTTACACCAACACCAAATCAAAACCGGAAGGTGGCTTTTAACGCTCCTACTATCAAAGGATCGTTACTCTGATTGTGATCTGGGTTGAAGACAACGAAAAAGCCTGGAGTTATATCTAAGTTTCGATTTAATTTAGCGCGATAAAACATCTCGACATGCAAAGATGTACCGTCTCTTCCACCAGGTGTGCCGCTATTAGAAAAGTTAGGAAAGTTAAATCCATCAGGCAAGGTACTAGATGTAATTTTTGGCGGCTGTCCAACAATAATTCCACCTAAATTTCCAGGTTGTCCTAAGTTGGGGAAAGCTGCGAATACCCCCCAATTGTTAGTTGTGACGCTACCTTGAATATCTTTTGGATCTGAAAAAGTCCAGCCTCCCCAACCCCCTATTTGAAAATTTGGACTGATACGATAAGCAACCGTAGCACCAATAGCCTGAGTATCGAAAGCCGTATCGGGTGCGAAAGGAGAAGTTAATTGGGCATCGCCGACACCAGTTGCTAACAAGCTATCAGGTGAGCGGGAGTAAAGATAATTCAAGCCAACGTCAATATCATTAACAGGTGTTACTGTCAGTTGAGTGCCGAGAGTCTGTCTTCCTCCGAAAAGTCCACCAACGTTTTTATCTGTGGGGAAACTGGGAAATTGAGAGCTATAAACTCCTTGTAAGCTGATGCGGTTATTAATTTGCCAATCAAAGCCTACGCCACCGCTACCGCTACCGATTCCGATGATTGGATTGCGTTGAGCAAAACTTGAAATTGCTTCACCTTCTAAAGAATTGATTCCGCGAAAGGTGCTGGTAGGATTGACACCCGCAGCACCAACTACAACCCCTAAGTTGTTAGAAATTGGGAATCGATAAGATAAATCATTGATTAATACATCGTTGCCAGTATCCGACTCAAAATTCAAGCGTCCCATATTAGTAAATAACGATGATGCAGAAGAACCCAAATTTCCTGCATATAAACCCGTTAGCAGTAAATCTCTTCCTGTAAACGAAGTTGCTAACGTAATTTGCATACTATTAGCGAAGGTGAGATTCGTTTGTGCTGTACGCTCGGGTACTCCATCTCTAGGAAATAAGTCTACTTCGTTTGTGTTGGTTCCTTGCAAACTAGTAGTTACTTGTCCAAAAAATCGAGTTGTGGGAGAAAATCGATTCGCTTGTAATTCACCAGTTCTTTCTTCTAAAGAAATAATCCGCTCTTCTAACTGATTCAATTCTGCTCGAAACTCGTTTTGCAAGCGTTGCAGGATAATTAAATCTTGTTCATCAACTGCACTCGCTCCATTCCTGGCTATCAACTCGTTAATCTGCCCCAAGCAAGCATCTATTCCAGTTGCAAATTGATAGCGGTTGATAATCCTTTTACCTCGAAAAGTTCCGTCTGGGTATCCTAAAGCGCAGTTATGACGACTTGCTAAAGATTGTAGAGCTTCAAAAGCCCAATCAGTGGGACTTACATCATCAAGTTCTGATACCGATGTAACTTGTGACATCGGATTTTCTGATTCTAAAGATTTATTTGCAGTAATAGTTCCAGAATTAGGAAAGATATTTTGACTTGCTAATTCTTGACTATCTGTATCGAACTCTGGTTCAGGTTTCTGAGTTATTAAACTATCTTTTTGATTATCAAATTGATTTGGAATTAGCTTGGGTTTACTAGGAATTAAGTTACTCGCATTATTCTCAAATGCTTCTAAATTAGATTTTTGTGGAGGTACAGTTTTTTGAGCTTCCTCAATCGAAGAAAAAGAATCTTTAAACTGAATCTTATTTTTATTTATAGCAAGTATATTTTTATTCTCTAAATTTAATATTATTGGTGTAATTACAGTGTTTGAAAGTTGCAAAGACGATTTTCTAGACCTTTGAGATTGCTTACTTACCTGACAATTATTGCGATCGCATTCTTCGTTAATAGCTTCTAAAGTATTATCAGACTTAATAAAGTCGGGTGGGGCGATTTCAGATGATATAACGACAGATGATTCTTGATTCTGCTCTAATTGTTGCTGTGTATTTTCTGGTTGTTCTGGTAATTCTTCTGGCAACTCAGGCACAGTTGTTTGTCCGGTTGTTAACACGCTCGCCATCAGCAGACTGATATCAGGCATTGTATCTCGCTTTACTAACTCTAATATTTCCTTTCACAGAAACAATAGGCTAGCTTCAGGAATATTTATCGATAAAAAGTTAAATAATATACATTTGTGCGTAAATACACTTAAAATTCTGAGGAGTAGTTAAGAATTAAGATTTGAGAATTATGAATGTAATGGGAGCATCTTGCTCCCGGCTAAAAATATTTATTTCTTCTTCCTTATTCTTTCATTTTCTCATGGTCATTCCGTCTGAGTGCAATAGTCATTGAGTTCTTTTGCTAAAGTGTCAGATTCTTTTGCAGCATCTTTAACTTGTTTAAGAGATGTTTCTATATCTTTTTTGGCTTTTCGCACTTGTTCTCTACCAGCGGAAGATACCTCTGCTGTTTTGGAGGCACCCAGGGCTTTAGCTGCGGAGTTTATGTTTTTACTCTTGGCTTGAAAATGTTTTGCATATTGATTTTTGAAGTCTCCAAGCTTCGGATCTTGGAAATTTTGTCTCTCTACTTTTTTGGCAACGTTGTCCAAATCTTTGGCAAGCCCCAAACTTAACGTAACTTGAGAGCCTTTATTTTTTTCAATTAGAGAATTTCCCTCATTCACCACTTTAATAAGTCGCTGACACTGAGCTAGTTTGGTTTCGTTGCAACCAGTAGTTAGCAAAACTATACCCAAGTTAAGAGAAGCGATTACCTTATATTTATTACAATAAAACATTAATAATTTAGTTTGAGCAGTACCGAAATCATAGTATCCGATGATTCCGGATTTTTGTTAAGTGTTCCGATAATTCGATATTTCTAATAAATTTCCATCTAAATCCTGTAGGTAAATGGATTCGATTGTTCCTGTGGCTCCCGTTCTGTTTACCGGGCCTGCTAATATATCTACACCGGACGAAATTATATGTTTTTTGATTTGAGAAAGCGGCTTACTGCTAATAAAGCAAATATCGGCAGAACCTGATTTAGGATAAAGTGCTTTTGGCTCAAATTCTTTTCCTACTTGATGTAAATTAATTTTCTGCTCGCCAAATTTTAACGATTTTCGATTTTCACCAAAGGTAGCTACTTCCATACCAAGAACGCGGCTATAGAAATTACAGGTAGCTTCTATATCGCTAACTGTTAAGACTAAATGGTCAATTCGACTGATGAATTTTTGCATTATTAATAATATTTTTATCTAATCAACTTTAATACAAAGGAAAGATTAATTGTGATTGATTAAATTATTTCTTTAAAGTAGTTTATATGTATCTGTCAAAATTAAATTTAGATCAAAAGTTAATTTTTGAAGATTGTTAAATGAATTTATTCTAATTTAAAAATTATTTTTATCGTATTTAATTGAATAGATAAAAACTCGATTTATGTAAATGCGTATGGAACTCAATATTTGCGGTATAAATACTCTTTTCCCAAATAAATAGTTGAGTATCGATTTCAACTAAATTATTTAATTATTACTCTGTCATCTTTTTTACAATTTATTTTGAAATTTAATCGAGGCATCCTATACGATGCCTCTATAGTTCTATTAACGAACATTAAGAGTTAAATATTTTTAGATATTTAATTATTTATATTCACGAAGTTGCTCTACAATATAGTCTTCAAGTTCTCGCTTATCTCTACTACTAGCATTCCGCTGATAAGTTCTTTTCGTCTCTTGGATAAATTTGCGTTTAGCACTCTGAGAACCACCAGATTTCATTCCCGATTTTTGCATTTCTTTTTGTAATTCTTCCCAAGTTTTCTCTGCCATTGCTTCTCCTACTTGCACTAAAGCTTTTGGTAACAATCGCTGAGCTTCCGAGCGGAAATCCTCATCTGTTTCAAGAGAATCAAAATCAATAGTTTTCATATCGATTTCTATTTGAACATCATCAAATTTACTCATCCAAAATTTTCTCCGATTATATTTTATTCTTTATTCTCTATTGCTTGTTAAAGATTATCACCAACCAACTGGTAAACCCAACTTTTCTAAAGTTTCGCTGTCTTTTAAAAGTGATTGTATGTCACTATCTATATGTATGCGACCTGCTGAAAGAACCAAGGCGCGTTCGGTGACTTTACTTAACCAATTCAAATCATGAGAAGCAACTAATATTACTTTTACAGGTAAATTTAACAAGACTTCGGCTAAATTACGTCGCCATGCTGGATCGAGTCCATTAGTTGGCTCATCCAAAATCAATATATCAGGCTTCAAAGCTAAAATCGCGGCTAGAGCTGCCAGTCTTCTTTGTCCGCCGGAAAGCTCGTGGGCAGAGCGTTTTGCATAAGCTTCTAAGCCAAAATTCATCAATAATTTTCGTGCAATATCAGTTGCTTCTGCTGGCGGTACACCGTAGTTAAGAGGACCAAAAGCCACATCTTCTAAGATTGTGGGCATAAACAATTGGTCGTTAGCATCTTGAAACGCAAACCCTATATAACGTCTTACTTCTGATAAAGTGCTTGGTTCTAATGGAATATCGTTAATGACAATTTGACCTTTTGATGGTTGTTTTAAACCAATCAAATTTTCTAATAATGTGCTTTTTCCAGAACCAGTTGGCCCCATTAAGGCCACTCTTTCTCCAGCATTTAATGTAAAAGAAATATCATGCAACACTGGCTCTTGATTGGAATAAGAATAAGCAATATTTTTAACTGCAACAGTTGTGTTTTGCATCGTTTGTTTTTAGAATTTAAGGATAAGTGAACAAATATTGCATTATATTTATATATATTGAAAGACGTTGCAATGCAACGTCTGGAAACGCAAACTATAGTCAACCTGAAATTGTGATTAGAAGCGTAATTGGTAAGAAGCTATAGTCAAACTGCAAGCTAAAATACCCATTGCTAGTAAAACAAACCGCTCTTTCATTCTCAGTGTTGAATCAAGGGGCAACATTCCGTTGTAACCGCGAGCTATCATTGCAGCGTATACTCGTTCGGCACGATCTAAACTACGGAGATATAAAGCGCCAATCATAGAAGCATTGGCGTAACGAACCCATCCTGTTGCACCGTTCAAACCACGAAGCTTTGCACTTCGCTGCATTTGAGTAACTTCTGCAAGCAAAATTTCTAAGTACTGTCCTGCTAACAATAAAGTCTCTTTGAAAGGCTTCGGTAAAGGCAAACCTTTAAGGGCAATACCAAAACTATGAGGTGGTAAAGTCAGCAAAAAGCTATTCATCGTTAGCAAACACACCAGAGAACGAACTAACAAAAAACTTGCTCGTTCCCAACCTAAAGGTAGAGCTAAAAATGATAGAAAAATTAGCTCTAAACCTAATAAACCCGTAAGCTTGCGAATTGGTACCCGTAATGAAACAGCCCAACAAAGCGCGATGATTCCATAAGCACCTAAATAATACCAAGAATTTAATTTCAGGAAAGCTGCCCCAATCACAATTATTAAAGACAGCTGTAATTTTAGAGTTAGAGAAAGTTTATGCATTCTTTGGTTTAACTACTTGTGCAATTCCCCACGCAACACCGAAGCAAACTATGCTTCCAACAATTCCAGCGATGCTTGTACCAATACCCTCGTTTTCATTAAATGTATAGTCTGCAAAAGGAGTTGGAACCGAAATTCTTACTTGTTCTGCTAAGTCAATAAAGCCGGTATCCTCAGCAACTTTTTCCAAACCATCCGGCCAAGCTGAAGCGAACAAAGATAGTAATCCAGCGACTAAAAGAATACTGACAACAGGAACAACCCAACTGCGAATCTGTTCTTCATCATTCCCCGGTAATAAATCGGGTCTTGCTTTGATTAAATAAGTTAGCACCCCTCCAGTAATCAATCCTTCACCGACACCAATTAAAATATGTACTCCTGCCATCGCTGGTAAAATTACCCCAAAATTTGCAGTACCCGAAATCGCTAACTCTATGGCAGCAAAAATCGCGGCTACCGGTACACTTACAGCCGCCGCAATACCAGCAGCTAAAGGTAAACGGCTTTTTGAACCTCCGAACAGTCGATGCAATGTTTGAGTTAAGCCCCAACCTACCCAAACTCCAACGAATCCTATGTTAAAAATATTTGCACCCAAGGCAGTAATTCCACCGTCAGCAAACAGCACAGCCTGAATAATTAATACAACTGCACTGCATATGGCACCTGCCCAAGGACTACCTAATACTACTGCCGCTAAAACTCCACCCAGCAAGTGACCGCTAGTTCCCCCCGCTACAGGGAAATTAATCATTTGTGCGGCAAAAATAAAGGCTGTAGTTAAACCTAAAATCGGAGCGCGACGAACACCAAAAGCGTCCTTAGAACGACCCAAAGCTATACCCAATCCCACTAAACTCGCTACGGTCGTAGCCCCTGCCACAGGTAAGGAAACAAAACCATCTGGAATATGCATAATGAAAAGTTTTACTTAGTAATAATATTACGTAGAAAACATAGATAGATTATTTACATAAAACAGAATTTTCAATAGGAATACAATCCCCTACGGGGGCATTTTTTGGTGCTATAAAGTATACTTTTTATATTAATTTAATCTCTGAAAATATACTTTGTTTG comes from Rivularia sp. PCC 7116 and encodes:
- a CDS encoding iron uptake porin, encoding MPDISLLMASVLTTGQTTVPELPEELPEQPENTQQQLEQNQESSVVISSEIAPPDFIKSDNTLEAINEECDRNNCQVSKQSQRSRKSSLQLSNTVITPIILNLENKNILAINKNKIQFKDSFSSIEEAQKTVPPQKSNLEAFENNASNLIPSKPKLIPNQFDNQKDSLITQKPEPEFDTDSQELASQNIFPNSGTITANKSLESENPMSQVTSVSELDDVSPTDWAFEALQSLASRHNCALGYPDGTFRGKRIINRYQFATGIDACLGQINELIARNGASAVDEQDLIILQRLQNEFRAELNQLEERIISLEERTGELQANRFSPTTRFFGQVTTSLQGTNTNEVDLFPRDGVPERTAQTNLTFANSMQITLATSFTGRDLLLTGLYAGNLGSSASSLFTNMGRLNFESDTGNDVLINDLSYRFPISNNLGVVVGAAGVNPTSTFRGINSLEGEAISSFAQRNPIIGIGSGSGGVGFDWQINNRISLQGVYSSQFPSFPTDKNVGGLFGGRQTLGTQLTVTPVNDIDVGLNYLYSRSPDSLLATGVGDAQLTSPFAPDTAFDTQAIGATVAYRISPNFQIGGWGGWTFSDPKDIQGSVTTNNWGVFAAFPNLGQPGNLGGIIVGQPPKITSSTLPDGFNFPNFSNSGTPGGRDGTSLHVEMFYRAKLNRNLDITPGFFVVFNPDHNQSNDPLIVGALKATFRF
- a CDS encoding energy-coupling factor ABC transporter ATP-binding protein, whose amino-acid sequence is MQNTTVAVKNIAYSYSNQEPVLHDISFTLNAGERVALMGPTGSGKSTLLENLIGLKQPSKGQIVINDIPLEPSTLSEVRRYIGFAFQDANDQLFMPTILEDVAFGPLNYGVPPAEATDIARKLLMNFGLEAYAKRSAHELSGGQRRLAALAAILALKPDILILDEPTNGLDPAWRRNLAEVLLNLPVKVILVASHDLNWLSKVTERALVLSAGRIHIDSDIQSLLKDSETLEKLGLPVGW
- a CDS encoding VOC family protein — translated: MQKFISRIDHLVLTVSDIEATCNFYSRVLGMEVATFGENRKSLKFGEQKINLHQVGKEFEPKALYPKSGSADICFISSKPLSQIKKHIISSGVDILAGPVNRTGATGTIESIYLQDLDGNLLEISNYRNT
- a CDS encoding energy-coupling factor ABC transporter permease; translation: MHIPDGFVSLPVAGATTVASLVGLGIALGRSKDAFGVRRAPILGLTTAFIFAAQMINFPVAGGTSGHLLGGVLAAVVLGSPWAGAICSAVVLIIQAVLFADGGITALGANIFNIGFVGVWVGWGLTQTLHRLFGGSKSRLPLAAGIAAAVSVPVAAIFAAIELAISGTANFGVILPAMAGVHILIGVGEGLITGGVLTYLIKARPDLLPGNDEEQIRSWVVPVVSILLVAGLLSLFASAWPDGLEKVAEDTGFIDLAEQVRISVPTPFADYTFNENEGIGTSIAGIVGSIVCFGVAWGIAQVVKPKNA
- a CDS encoding energy-coupling factor transporter transmembrane protein EcfT encodes the protein MHKLSLTLKLQLSLIIVIGAAFLKLNSWYYLGAYGIIALCWAVSLRVPIRKLTGLLGLELIFLSFLALPLGWERASFLLVRSLVCLLTMNSFLLTLPPHSFGIALKGLPLPKPFKETLLLAGQYLEILLAEVTQMQRSAKLRGLNGATGWVRYANASMIGALYLRSLDRAERVYAAMIARGYNGMLPLDSTLRMKERFVLLAMGILACSLTIASYQLRF